In a genomic window of Quercus lobata isolate SW786 chromosome 4, ValleyOak3.0 Primary Assembly, whole genome shotgun sequence:
- the LOC115986883 gene encoding probable LRR receptor-like serine/threonine-protein kinase At3g47570, whose protein sequence is MGPCSHLILAPPSSSFSMHTFILLCCFGFFFTSVLGKNNETDRLALLDFKAKISKDPLGVMSSWNDSIHFCQWKGVSCGRRHQRVTALDLHSQELVGSISPNVGNLSFLWNLNLENNSFYNEIPPEIGRLHRLEVLLLNNNTIGGTIPTNLSSCAKLRVFHLAVNNLVGEIPTELGTLSKLRFFAIHKNSLTGIIPPSFGNLSSLEGFCAAYNNLGGSIPDSFGQLTKLKIFAVGSNRLSGTIPPLLFNLSSITKIDVAVNQIQGHLPSDIGITLPNLETFTISHNQFFGSIPLSISSALNLHILNLAENKLTGKVPSLEKLNRVRLFSIAENQLGNGGANDLSFLCSLSNATNLRDLEINTNNFGGELPKCIGNISTSLTFFYLNNNKISGNIPSIIGNLINLEDIEMWNNKFSGNIPSILGNLHKLQFLDLSQNNFIGNIPSSLGNLTNLLELYLGENNLQGSIPSSLSQCQNLITFHLPHNNLSGIISSQVIGLSFSLNSLDLSSNQFIGVLPMEIGNLKNLEHLDISENMLFGKIPASLASCVKLEFLAMRRNFFQGVVPSSWESLRGLEHLDLSNNNFSGMIPKFLESFDFLKLVNLSYNHFEGEVPTNGVFKNASATSIKGNGKLCGGIPKFQLPNCNNKKSRKKFTPMLKLIIFILFGLLGISLILSSLFLCSLRKKRKENTSSNSINLLLDVSYQSLLNATDGFSSANLVGVGSFGSVYKGILNQYRHTVAIKVLNLARRGASKSFKAEFESLRNIEHQNLVKLLTAYSGIDDQGQDFKALVYEFFGNGDLDEWLHSMPITNESFENPRKLSLIQRLNIAIDIATALDYLHHHCQTPIVHCDLKPSNVLLDDKMIGHVSDFGLAKFLHAIIQDSSDNQSSSIVVRGTIGYTPPEYGMGNEVSICGDVYSYGILLLEMFTGKRPTDSIFINSLNLHDFVKANLPERIIDIIDPNLPWERQEGEIRMNDTSNEDQNGSLNIQECLILILEIGLACSTEVPRERMDITDALVELHLIRQNLLEPDKDFKLQVHYTEC, encoded by the exons ATGGGGCCTTGTTCACACCTGATTTTAGctccaccatcatcatctttttcCATGCACACGTTCATCCTTCTCTGctgctttgggttttttttcaCCTCTGTGCTTGGTAAGAATAATGAGACAGACCGGTTGGCATTGCTCGACTTCAAAGCCAAGATTAGTAAAGATCCTCTCGGGGTCATGAGCTCTTGGAATGATAGCATCCACTTTTGCCAATGGAAAGGTGTTTCCTGTGGTCGCCGACATCAAAGGGTCACTGCGTTGGACCTGCACTCTCAAGAACTGGTAGGCTCTATATCCCCAAATGTtggaaatttaagttttttgtggAATCTAAACCTTGAAAACAATAGCTTTTATAATGAAATTCCTCCAGAAATTGGTCGTTTGCACAGACTAGAAGTCTTGCTATTGAACAATAACACAATAGGTGGAACAATTCCTACCAATTTATCCAGTTGTGCCAAACTTAGAGTGTTTCATTTGGCTGTTAATAATCTGGTTGGAGAAATCCCCACAGAGCTTGGCACCTTGTCAAAGCTCCGATTCTTTGCTATTCATAAAAATAGTTTGACAGGAATTATCCCACcttcttttggaaacttatCATCTCTGGAAGGTTTTTGTGCAGCTTATAATAACCTGGGTGGGAGTATCCCTGATTCTTTTGGCCAATTGACCAAACTTAAAATCTTTGCTGTGGGTTCAAATAGGTTGTCTGGTACAATTCCTCCCTTactcttcaatctctcttcaaTAACAAAGATTGATGTAGCAGTTAACCAAATCCAAGGGCATCTTCCATCGGACATAGGTATCACTCTACCAAATTTAGAAACATTTACCATCAGCCACAACCAGTTTTTTGGATCTATCCCTCTTTCAATATCTAGTGCCTTGAATTTGCATATACTAAATTTGGCCGAGAATAAACTAACTGGAAAAGTTCCTTCTTTAGAGAAGCTAAATAGAGTGAGGTTGTTTTCCATTGCTGAAAACCAGCTTGGAAATGGAGGAGCAAATGACTTGAGTTTTCTCTGTTCTTTGTCAAATGCTACCAACCTAAGAGATTTGGAGATAAATACCAACAACTTTGGGGGGGAGTTGCCTAAATGTATTGGCAACATCTCAACTAGTCTTacctttttctatttgaataataataaaatatctggAAATATTCCTAGTATTATAGGGAATCTGATCAATCTGGAGGATATAGAAATGTggaacaataaattttcaggtAACATCCCCTCTATACTTGGAAACCTtcataaattacaatttttggatttatctcaaaacaatttcattgggAACATCCCATCCTCTCTTGgaaatttaacaaatttgttGGAGTTGTATTTAGGAGAAAATAATCTTCAGGGAAGCATCCCATCAAGTCTAAGTCAATGCCAAAATTTGATAACTTTTCATCTTCCCCATAACAATCTTAGTGGTATCATATCCTCGCAAGTTATTGGTCTCTCATTTTCACTAAATAGCCTTGACTTGTCTAGCAACCAATTCATTGGTGTCCTTCCCATGGAAAtaggaaatttgaaaaatttagaacatttGGATATTTCTGAAAATATGTTGTTTGGTAAAATACCGGCAAGTCTTGCAAGTTGTGTAAAGCTAGAATTTCTAGCCATGAGAAGAAACTTTTTCCAAGGGGTTGTTCCTTCATCTTGGGAATCATTAAGAGgtcttgaacatttagacctttctaacaacaatttttctggcatgattccaaaatttttggagagttttgatttcttaaaattaGTGAATCTCTCGTACAACCATTTTGAGGGTGAGGTACCAACAAATGGAGTTTTCAAGAATGCAAGTGCAACTTCGATTAAGGGAAATGGTAAGCTTTGTGGGGGCATACCAAAGTTTCAACTTCCTAactgcaacaacaaaaaatccagGAAAAAGTTTACTCCTATGTTGAAGTTAATTATCTTTATACTATTTGGGCTTCTTGGCATATCTTTGATTCTATCATCtctatttctttgttctttaagaaagaaaaggaaagaaaataccTCAAGCAATTCAATAAATTTGCTTTTGGATGTATCTTACCAAAGTCTCCTAAATGCCACTGATGGATTCTCTTCTGCTAATTTAGTTGGTGTGGGTAGTTTTGGGTCAGTGTATAAAGGAATTCTTAATCAGTATAGACATACAGTTGCTATCAAGGTGCTAAACCTTGCACGTCGTGGAGCTTCCAAAAGTTTCAAAGCAGAGTTTGAGTCTCTAAGAAACATCGAGCACCAGAATCTTGTAAAGCTACTCACAGCATATTCAGGTATTGATGATCAAGGTCAAGATTTTAAGGCTTTGGTATATGAGTTCTTTGGAAATGGCGACCTAGATGAGTGGTTACATTCAATGCCAATAACTAATGAGTCTTTTGAGAATCCAAGGAAATTGAGTCTTATTCAAAGACTAAATATCGCCATTGATATTGCTACTGCATTGGattatcttcatcatcattgccAAACACCAATTGTTCACTGTGACCTCAAGCCTAGCAATGTTCTTCTTGATGATAAAATGATTGGACATGTAAGTGACTTTGGCTTGGCAAAATTCCTTCATGCTATCATCCAAGATTCTTCTGATAATCAATCAAGCTCAATTGTGGTCAGAGGAACAATCGGTTATACTCCTCCAG AGTATGGTATGGGAAACGAGGTATCAATATGTGGTGATGTTTATAGTTATGGCATATTATTGTTAGAGATGTTCACAGGAAAAAGGCCTACTGATAGCATCTTTATCAACAGCTTAAATCTTCATGACTTTGTTAAAGCAAATTTACCAGAACGAATAATTGACATTATAGATCCTAATCTTCCTTGGGAAAGACAAGAGGGAGAAATAAGAATGAATGACACTAGCAATGAGGATCAAAATGGAAGTCTCAATATTCAAGAATGCTTGATTTTGATACTCGAAATTGGACTTGCTTGTTCCACAGAAGTTCCAAGAGAAAGGATGGACATCACTGATGCTTTAGTTGAATTGCATTTAATTCGACAAAACCTTTTAGAACCTGATAAAGACTTCAAGCTACag GTGCACTACACTGAATGTTGA